The sequence AACCCACGATATAAATGCGTGCTCGTTTTTGTGGTACGCGAAAATTAGCAGCGTCCAAAATACGATATTCCACCCTGTAACCGAGATCGTTCAATGTCTCCAAAATGATCTTCAAGGTGCGGCCATGATCGTGGGTGACTAAGCCGGACACATTTTCGAGAAGAAATGCCTTCGGTTTGTGATGTGCAATTATACGAGCAATATCGTGAAAAAGAGTCCCCTGAGTTTCGTGTTCAAAACCCTGTCGCTTTCCAATTGAACTAAATGGCTGACAAGGAAAGCCGCCCACCAAGATATCAAAGCGTGGGATATCAGCTTCATCAATTTGTGTGATATCCCCAGCAGGAAATTCCCCAAAATTCGCAAAATAAGTTTTCTGGGCGAATTGATCCCACTCGCTGGAGAAAACGCACTCGGCCCCATTACGTTCGAAAGCTAAACGCATTCCACCAATTCCTGCAAAGAGGTCTATGAAGCGGTGTTTATGACTCATCAACGGACCTCTCCAAATGCATCACGATTAGCGTAAATGGCGATTTTCTTTCCTGACCTTCGAGACTAGATAATTGAAGTTCTTCGGCAATAAATCCAAGAGATCCCGAACCGACATGCTCTCATAGTCTACCGTCAGATCGAGTTGCTTAAAGTATTTACTCAATTGTTGCGCTTCGCCCGGTTTATCGGTTAAACCATCTCGAATTTTTTTAGTTTTCGGATCAACGTAGAGCAACGTCGCCAAATGTGTCAGCGAGCCATAAGACAATTCTCTTTTACCTGAGATTCGTTCGGCAACCTCCCCGAAAATCAGAACTGGCGGCACTCCCTTAATTGGTGAATTGGATTCCGCGAGTTGACAGAGGGCATGGTCTGTGTCTGGCCAGTTGTTTCTGAAAACAAAAAATGGTCCTGAGACCAAATGGCGGTGGTAAGAACGCGAACTTTCGGTAAGGACCCACCTTTCAATTTCCTCGTCCCTCTTCTTTTGAACATAATTCATATCCGAACCAACCAGCGTTTGGAATAGAGCGGCCGAGAGCCAGTTCCATACAAGGCGATTTCCTGCTTCTCTTTCAAGAGGCTTTTCGAAACCAAAAAGCTCCCACAATGTCTTGGCCAAATCCAAGCGAGTCCTGACTGGGTGCCAAATCAGACTCATCCCGAGATCCTCGGACAAACTTGGATCTGCTACAAGTGTCTCCAATTTCTCGAACAGATCTAGGGGTCTCGTACGAAGCAATTCCACGTATTTCTTGGAGCCTTCTTCGCCAAACTTCCTCATTTCCAACGCACCATTCACGATCATTCGTCACCGCTTTCGATTGCTGCCAGAAAACTGAAATACTCTTGATCGAATACGAATGCTTCTGACACCTCATTGGATCTGTTTGTGATGTCCAGTCGCTCGACGCTCGTCATTTCGGCAAACTCCGACAAGCCGTCGAAATAGGACCGTGGACACCCCAATTCTTCAAAAATTGCCTTCCAGCCCTCCGCATGGATGGAATCCATCTCATCGTCACCGGATACTAGCCAAAGGAAGATTTGTCTCACTACATCGGGGAGAACAAGCGCATCAAACTCGGGGGTAAAAAGCGTCAATTTGTTATACAACCCATTCCGATCAGAGATATGAAGCGTCGGAATTCCTTCATCGATCTGAAGCCTCCAAGGTACGCTTAATTGCGAATCCTTTGTAGTCTTGAGCAAAGACCGACGAGAACTGACAGCCTTCGGAAGCTCCGGCTGGAAATTCTCCAGTATTGCTATAATTACCGGAACACCATTCGAATCTCGACTCACTACCTTCATGGTGACAGTTATCTCTTGCGGCGTACTTATTTCAGCCAGGTCAACTTTTAATGTCCCACTTGAGACTTCGACTCTAGCAACTTTCTCGCGATGAGTTTGACCAATAACTTTCAGAACAAAAACAAGATCATAAATACTAGGGAGAGAATATTCGGTGAGTCTCCAATCAAAACAGATCTCGTACTTATCTGTGGCGCCAACTTTTGGAAGCACCTGGGCTCTGAGAACATCATGAGCAAGAGCAATTCGATTTGTATAATTAAATTTAGTTGACATCATTTACCGCCACAACCAAGTCACGATACCTGTCAAAATCTTCAAATTGTGCAAGAAAATCTGGTTTCTGGACCTCTAAAGTCAGATAATTCATC comes from Candidatus Paceibacterota bacterium and encodes:
- the dcm gene encoding DNA (cytosine-5-)-methyltransferase, translated to MSHKHRFIDLFAGIGGMRLAFERNGAECVFSSEWDQFAQKTYFANFGEFPAGDITQIDEADIPRFDILVGGFPCQPFSSIGKRQGFEHETQGTLFHDIARIIAHHKPKAFLLENVSGLVTHDHGRTLKIILETLNDLGYRVEYRILDAANFRVPQKRARIYIVGFNRKKVKSAEFLYPSPRKGKVGIGKFIETGRDDLSISKHLQKVYMNKVDDGRPEIVTTESEIQVKTLVATYHKIQRLTGTFVQDGPTGLRLLSEAECKAIMGFPKSFKVPVSRTQMYRQFGNSVAVPVVEAVAKSMIEHLDSFGR